A window of the Cucurbita pepo subsp. pepo cultivar mu-cu-16 chromosome LG01, ASM280686v2, whole genome shotgun sequence genome harbors these coding sequences:
- the LOC111781144 gene encoding very-long-chain 3-oxoacyl-CoA reductase-like protein At1g24470 produces MHTMRETFFLLLSTQPIWLLLLSLLGFFTILSHSTTVVQWVFRVFLRPSKDLRYYGSWGVVTGATDGIGKSFAYQLARAGLNLILVSRSSTKLKEVSKDIRSQFPNTKVKIIELDFTEDDISAGMAEFKKVIQDLDVGVLINNVGITYPNASFFHEVDEKVWMNVLKVNVKGTTWVTKAVLPKMITKNRGAIVNIGSGAAVIVPSHPLYAIYAATKAYVDQLSRSLHVEYKHWGIDVQCQVPLYVATEMASRVASVSRASLFIPSADDYVSAAIHRIGYEPRCTPYWAHSLQWCFARLLPEAALDAWRLSIGLHRRSKGLDAMKGIEGYKQE; encoded by the exons ATGCACACAATGAGGGAGACATTCTTTCTGTTACTCTCCACTCAGCCCATATGGCTTCTCCTCCTTTCCTTGCTTGGTTTCTTCACCATTCTCAGCCACTCCACCACTGTTGTTCAATGGGTTTTCAGAGTCTTTCTCAGACCCTCCAAGGATCTGAGATACTATGGCTCTTGGGGAGTTGTCACCGGAGCCACTGATGGCATTGGCAAGTCATTTGCCTATCAGCTGGCCAGAGCCGGCCTCAACCTTATACTGGTGAGCAGAAGCTCCACCAAGCTGAAGGAAGTTTCTAAGGATATCCGATCTCAGTTTCCTAATACAAAGGTAAAGATCATCGAATTGGACTTCACAGAAGATGATATTAGTGCTGGTATGGCAGAGTTTAAGAAGGTGATTCAAGATTTGGACGTGGGGGTTCTGATAAACAACGTGGGGATTACATATCCAAACGCCAGTTTTTTCCATGAAGTGGATGAGAAAGTCTGGATGAATGTTCTTAAAGTGAACGTGAAGGGCACTACTTGGGTTACCAAAGCTGTTTTGCCAAAGATGATTACTAAGAACAGAGGAGCTATTGTGAATATTGGCTCTGGAGCTGCTGTTATTGTTCCTTCTCATCCTCTCTACGCAATCTATGCTGCTACAAAAGC GTACGTGGACCAACTCTCAAGATCTCTACATGTGGAATACAAGCATTGGGGAATTGATGTGCAGTGTCAG gTGCCATTGTATGTGGCAACTGAAATGGCGTCGAGAGTGGCGTCGGTGAGCAGAGCGTCGCTGTTTATTCCATCAGCCGATGACTATGTGAGTGCTGCAATTCACAGAATTGGATACGAGCCACGATGCACCCCTTACTGGGCTCACTCTCTCCAATGGTGCTTTGCTCGTCTTCTCCCGGAGGCAGCACTCGACGCGTGGCGACTGTCCATTGGCTTGCATAGGAGGAGTAAGGGATTGGACGCCATGAAAGGGATTGAAGGTTACAAACAAGAATAA